Proteins encoded by one window of Esox lucius isolate fEsoLuc1 chromosome 4, fEsoLuc1.pri, whole genome shotgun sequence:
- the dusp1 gene encoding dual specificity protein phosphatase 1, whose amino-acid sequence MYLDLPFSAHNPTTMVIMEVPSIDASSLRGLLDGDDPGCLVLDCRSFFSFNSCHISGSTNVRFSTIVRRRARGGLGVEHIVPNEDTRHRLLSGEYQSVVFLDDRSLDFGQVKKDGTLMLAVTALCRDPCGASVFFLKGGFDTFSSEYPEMCSKPSAPQGLSLPLSAQPDSAEPGCSPCSTPLYDQGGPVEILPFLYLGSAYHASRKDMLDMLGITALINVSANCPNHFEGSFQYKSIPVEDNYKADISSWFNEAIEFIDSVRNKGGRVFVHCQAGISRSATICLAYLMRTNRVKLDEAFEFVKQRRSIISPNFSFMGQLLQFESQVLSNTSCSSEAGSPALGKSSTVFNFPVSIPVHSSVGHGQLSFLHSPITTSPSC is encoded by the exons ATGTATTTGGATTTGCCTTTTTCTGCCCACAATCCTACTACTATGGTAATTATGGAAGTGCCTAGCATTGACGCCTCGTCCCTCCGCGGGCTGCTGGATGGGGACGACCCGGGATGCCTGGTCCTAGACTGCCGCTCATTCTTCTCCTTCAACTCCTGTCATATATCTGGTTCCACCAACGTACGCTTCAGTACTATAGTACGACGGAGGGCACGAGGGGGCCTGGGGGTAGAGCACATCGTGCCCAACGAGGACACACGACACCGGCTCCTCTCCGGAGAGTATCAATCGGTTGTGTTTCTGGATGATCGGAGTTTGGACTTTGGTCAAGTGAAAAAAGACGGAACTTTAATGCTCGCTGTGACTGCTCTGTGTCGAGACCCATGCGGGGCCAGTGTATTCTTCCTCAAAG GTGGTTTTGATACATTCTCGTCTGAGTATCCAGAGATGTGCTCCAAGCCATCGGCTCCGCAGGGACTCAGTCTACCGCTCAGCGCACAGCCGGACAGCGCGGAACCCGGGTGCAGTCCGTGCAGTACACCGCTATATGACCAG GGTGGTCCGGTGGAGATTCTCCCCTTCCTCTACCTGGGCAGTGCCTACCATGCATCCCGTAAGGACATGTTAGACATGCTGGGAATCACTGCCCTCATCAACGTATCAGCTAACTGCCCCAACCACTTTGAAGGCTCCTTCCAGTACAAGAGCATCCCCGTTGAAGACAACTATAAAGCTGACATCTCCTCCTGGTTCAACGAAGCCATTGAGTTCATTG ACTCTGTTCGCAATAAGGGCGGACGTGTGTTCGTCCACTGCCAAGCGGGCATCTCCCGCTCAGCCACTATCTGTCTAGCCTACTTGATGAGGACGAACCGCGTGAAGCTGGACGAAGCCTTCGAGTTCGTCAAGCAGCGCCGCAGCATCATCAGTCCCAACTTTAGCTTCATGGGCCAGCTGCTGCAGTTTGAGTCTCAGGTCCTGTCCAACACCTCTTGTTCGTCTGAGGCCGGGAGCCCTGCCCTGGGGAAGAGTAGCACGGTATTCAACTTCCCGGTGTCCATCCCGGTCCACAGCTCGGTGGGACATGGCCAGCTGTCCTTCCTCCATAGCCCCATCACCACCTCGCCCAGCTGCTGA